In Maridesulfovibrio zosterae DSM 11974, a genomic segment contains:
- a CDS encoding saccharopine dehydrogenase family protein, whose amino-acid sequence MSKVLIIGAGGVGSVAVHKCAQLPEVFGEIHLASRTVEKCHAIADSVKKRTGVTVSTYQVDADNVQETVELLKRIKPDLLVNLALPYQDLPLMDACLEVGVNYLDTANYEPPNEAKFEYKWQWAYQERFKAAGLMALLGSGFDPGVTNVFAAHAMKHHFDEIHELDIIDCNAGDHGQAFATNFNPEINIREITQRGRYWERGEWVETDPLSWSMDYDFPDGIGPKKCYLMYHEELESLALHIKGLKRARFWMTFSEQYLTHLKVLENIGMTSIEPIEYKGQMIQPIKFLKAVLPEPGSLGPLTKGRTCIGNVMKGIKDGKEKKLYVYNICSHEAAYEEVGSQAISYTTGVPAMIGAMMMVTGKWSGEGVFHMEQFDPDPFMDALNKHGLAWNEVEL is encoded by the coding sequence ATGTCCAAGGTCCTAATTATCGGTGCCGGAGGAGTCGGGAGTGTTGCAGTTCATAAATGTGCTCAACTACCTGAAGTTTTTGGTGAAATACATTTAGCCAGCCGTACTGTTGAAAAGTGCCATGCAATTGCTGATTCAGTAAAGAAGCGCACTGGTGTAACTGTTTCTACTTATCAGGTTGATGCGGATAATGTGCAGGAGACAGTTGAACTGTTAAAACGTATTAAGCCCGATCTTCTGGTCAACCTGGCGTTGCCGTATCAGGATCTGCCGCTCATGGATGCATGTCTTGAGGTTGGGGTAAACTATCTTGATACCGCAAACTACGAGCCGCCGAATGAGGCTAAATTTGAATATAAATGGCAGTGGGCTTATCAGGAACGTTTTAAAGCTGCAGGATTGATGGCGCTGCTTGGTTCCGGATTTGATCCCGGTGTAACGAATGTATTTGCAGCTCATGCCATGAAGCATCACTTTGATGAAATTCATGAACTGGACATCATTGACTGCAACGCCGGTGATCACGGTCAGGCTTTTGCTACAAACTTCAACCCTGAAATCAATATCAGGGAAATCACCCAGCGTGGCCGTTATTGGGAACGGGGTGAATGGGTTGAAACAGATCCTCTTTCATGGTCTATGGACTATGATTTTCCTGATGGAATCGGTCCTAAGAAATGCTATCTTATGTATCATGAAGAGCTTGAATCACTGGCTCTGCATATCAAAGGTCTTAAGCGTGCAAGATTCTGGATGACCTTTTCCGAACAGTACCTCACTCATTTAAAAGTACTGGAGAATATAGGTATGACTTCCATTGAGCCTATTGAGTATAAGGGACAGATGATTCAGCCTATCAAGTTTTTGAAGGCAGTTCTGCCTGAACCGGGATCACTGGGACCGCTGACCAAGGGCCGCACATGCATCGGTAATGTCATGAAAGGTATTAAAGATGGTAAAGAGAAGAAACTTTACGTCTATAATATTTGCAGCCACGAAGCTGCGTATGAAGAAGTCGGTTCACAGGCTATCTCCTATACAACCGGAGTTCCTGCTATGATCGGTGCTATGATGATGGTGACTGGAAAATGGTCAGGCGAAGGTGTTTTCCATATGGAACAGTTTGACCCTGATCCTTTTATGGATGCATTGAACAAGCACGGTCTTGCATGGAATGAAGTGGAATTGTAG
- the speA gene encoding biosynthetic arginine decarboxylase, translated as MTPILERWTAERSTELYSVREWGAGFFGVSEDGNLQVTANPGCFDNAVSIPEIIAGVQERGLDMPVLLRIENILDTQISLLNESFLTAIKELDYRGAYSGAYPIKVNQQQQVVEAVTRHGEKYHHGLEAGSKAELIAAMGMFRDTEAVMVCNGYKDEEFIDLGLHATQLGFKCVLVIEMPGELPLIIERSKAKGIRPILGVRVKLSAHANGLWAESGGDRSIFGLNATQIIDVIDQLEKADMLDCLQLLHYHLGSQIPNIREIRGAVAEASRVYAGLVAEGANMHYLDLGGGLAVDYDGTQTNFMSSRNYSLDEYCIDVVEGVMTVLDEQGVEHPTIITESGRALVAYYSMLLFNVLDAACFAPDPLPEVLPENTNIHIQHLFDTLKALNLRNVQECFNDTLYYRDEVRQAFSGGKISFRERAMGENVFWETIRRIGILAKDLPSLPQELEGIGHALSDIYYCNFSVFQSLPDAWAIGQLFPIMPVHRLGEKPVREGILADITCDCDGKIDRFIDSQGVKRTMPLHELKDNEEYYLGAFLVGAYQETLGDLHNLLGDTNIVTVKIKENGEFDFVGEMEGDTVEDILSYVEYDTKYLLTRFRETAENAVREKRITPTQRREILQAYKTGLQGYTYFER; from the coding sequence GTGACCCCAATACTAGAAAGATGGACGGCTGAGCGGTCCACAGAACTTTACAGCGTCCGTGAATGGGGCGCTGGTTTTTTCGGTGTTTCCGAAGATGGTAATCTTCAGGTTACAGCCAATCCCGGCTGTTTTGATAATGCTGTCAGCATTCCTGAAATTATTGCCGGTGTTCAGGAGCGAGGGCTCGATATGCCGGTTCTTCTTCGCATTGAGAATATCCTCGATACACAAATCTCACTACTTAACGAAAGTTTTTTAACAGCAATTAAAGAGCTTGATTACCGGGGAGCATACTCCGGAGCCTATCCTATCAAGGTTAATCAGCAGCAACAGGTCGTTGAGGCTGTTACACGGCATGGCGAAAAGTACCACCACGGTCTTGAGGCCGGCAGTAAAGCCGAACTCATCGCTGCTATGGGAATGTTTCGTGACACAGAGGCCGTGATGGTCTGTAACGGGTATAAGGACGAGGAGTTTATTGACCTCGGACTTCATGCCACACAGCTTGGCTTTAAATGCGTCCTTGTTATCGAAATGCCGGGTGAACTGCCGCTTATTATTGAGCGGTCCAAGGCTAAAGGGATCAGACCTATTCTGGGTGTTAGAGTAAAACTCTCCGCTCATGCTAACGGTTTGTGGGCTGAATCAGGCGGAGATAGATCCATTTTCGGTCTGAATGCTACTCAGATAATAGACGTTATAGATCAGCTTGAAAAGGCTGATATGCTGGATTGTCTGCAACTTCTGCATTATCATTTAGGATCACAGATACCAAATATCCGTGAAATTCGTGGTGCAGTTGCCGAGGCAAGTCGTGTCTATGCCGGACTCGTTGCTGAGGGTGCAAACATGCACTATCTTGACCTCGGTGGTGGTCTTGCTGTCGACTATGATGGAACACAGACCAACTTCATGAGCAGTCGTAACTATTCTTTGGATGAATACTGCATTGATGTCGTGGAAGGTGTAATGACCGTGCTTGATGAGCAAGGAGTAGAACATCCTACCATCATCACAGAGTCAGGCCGTGCGCTTGTCGCATATTATTCTATGCTTCTGTTTAATGTTTTGGACGCAGCATGCTTTGCTCCGGACCCTCTTCCGGAGGTTCTGCCCGAAAACACTAACATTCATATTCAGCACTTATTTGATACTCTTAAAGCGCTCAACCTGCGTAATGTGCAGGAATGTTTTAATGATACATTGTATTATCGCGATGAAGTCAGACAGGCTTTCAGCGGCGGTAAAATCTCTTTCAGGGAAAGGGCTATGGGGGAAAACGTTTTTTGGGAGACTATCCGTCGTATCGGCATACTCGCAAAAGACCTCCCGTCGCTACCGCAGGAACTTGAAGGTATTGGACATGCTCTTTCTGATATATATTATTGCAACTTCAGTGTGTTTCAATCTCTGCCCGATGCATGGGCAATTGGTCAGCTTTTTCCTATAATGCCTGTACACAGGCTTGGTGAAAAACCTGTCCGTGAAGGAATTCTTGCAGACATCACCTGTGATTGTGACGGAAAAATCGATCGTTTTATTGACAGTCAGGGAGTCAAACGGACGATGCCTCTGCATGAGTTGAAGGATAACGAAGAGTATTATCTTGGGGCCTTCCTTGTCGGAGCCTATCAGGAAACTCTTGGTGACCTGCATAATCTTCTTGGTGATACAAATATTGTCACTGTGAAGATCAAAGAGAACGGAGAGTTTGATTTTGTTGGAGAAATGGAAGGAGATACTGTGGAAGATATACTTTCATACGTTGAATATGATACAAAGTACCTTCTGACACGTTTCCGTGAAACAGCTGAAAATGCGGTACGTGAAAAACGCATTACTCCTACTCAGCGCAGAGAAATACTTCAAGCCTACAAAACTGGCTTGCAGGGTTATACATACTTTGAAAGATAA
- a CDS encoding SLC13 family permease: MVITPDIIVVLCVLVVVILLFVFDWVRVDVVGIMVLVGLPLLGLVTPQQAVSGLSSNAVVSIIAVIIIGAGLDKTGVMNHLARIILRIAGKREKRITAMISGTVALISGFMQNIGAAALFMPAARRIAVHTGIPAGRILLPMAFCAIIGGTLTLVGSSPLIMLNDLLVIGGIKNKPFGIFSMTPIGIMLVVAAMLYFAVLGKKILPDGKQQDVGGPLSPLLDKTYHNVGDIYEMYIPAEGFKENTLIGLQIRANYACTVVASYNHITHKRIVAPLPEDLLCPGDSLAVVGDEVYVKKMAADLGWSYSDELKVFADDLSQSNAGIMEGIVTPRSRLVGKTLGSFQFRHKYGVTPLAIFVGHEMIISDLSNQTVAEGNALLLHGKWSSFHRLKEQNDLVFTEPVRGEVVREDKALWALGCLAISLFMILVLNIQLSIALFFGALGMILGQVLSIDEAYQSVDWMTVFLLAGLIPLGIAFENTGAAKLIAVTLMNVLGVPSPTLLLFGIAILTSFFTLFTSNVGATVLLVPLGINLALSCGCDPRAAALTVALAASNTFILPTHQVNALIMRPAGLKSVDYLRAGIGMTVLFLLVLVGGMRLLFL, encoded by the coding sequence ATGGTTATCACTCCTGATATCATAGTTGTGCTTTGTGTACTCGTAGTTGTTATCTTATTGTTCGTTTTTGACTGGGTTCGTGTTGATGTTGTGGGTATCATGGTACTGGTAGGACTGCCTCTTCTGGGGCTTGTTACACCTCAGCAGGCCGTCAGCGGATTAAGCAGTAATGCTGTAGTGTCTATTATCGCTGTCATAATCATTGGTGCAGGGCTTGATAAGACCGGAGTCATGAATCATCTGGCCCGGATAATTCTCAGAATTGCCGGAAAGCGGGAGAAACGCATAACCGCGATGATATCCGGTACGGTCGCTTTGATCTCAGGTTTCATGCAGAATATCGGAGCAGCGGCTTTGTTCATGCCTGCTGCAAGGCGAATTGCGGTGCATACTGGAATTCCGGCTGGACGTATCTTATTGCCTATGGCCTTTTGCGCAATTATTGGTGGTACGCTGACACTGGTCGGTTCCAGTCCGCTTATCATGCTTAATGATCTGCTGGTGATTGGGGGTATAAAAAATAAGCCTTTTGGCATATTCAGTATGACTCCAATAGGGATCATGCTGGTTGTTGCAGCCATGCTTTATTTTGCTGTTTTAGGTAAGAAAATTTTACCAGACGGTAAACAGCAGGATGTCGGTGGCCCTCTTTCTCCTCTATTAGATAAGACATATCACAATGTCGGAGATATTTATGAGATGTATATTCCTGCAGAAGGCTTCAAGGAAAATACGCTGATAGGACTACAGATTCGTGCCAATTATGCCTGCACAGTGGTCGCCTCATATAACCATATCACTCATAAGCGGATTGTAGCCCCGTTACCCGAGGATCTGCTTTGCCCTGGAGACAGTCTGGCTGTAGTCGGGGATGAAGTGTATGTTAAAAAGATGGCGGCAGATCTAGGGTGGAGTTATTCAGATGAGTTGAAAGTTTTTGCAGATGATCTGTCGCAAAGCAATGCAGGTATCATGGAAGGGATAGTTACTCCACGTTCCCGCCTTGTCGGTAAAACTTTAGGCTCCTTCCAGTTTAGACATAAATACGGTGTTACTCCGCTGGCGATATTTGTTGGCCACGAAATGATAATCAGTGATCTATCCAACCAGACGGTTGCTGAGGGAAATGCTTTATTGCTGCACGGGAAATGGAGTTCTTTTCATCGATTAAAAGAGCAGAATGATCTTGTTTTTACCGAGCCTGTTAGAGGTGAAGTTGTAAGGGAAGACAAAGCATTGTGGGCTCTTGGATGTCTTGCCATTTCTTTATTTATGATTCTGGTTTTGAATATCCAACTTTCCATAGCCTTATTTTTTGGCGCACTAGGCATGATTCTAGGGCAGGTCCTATCTATAGACGAAGCATACCAGTCAGTTGACTGGATGACTGTATTCTTACTTGCCGGGTTAATACCTCTTGGTATTGCCTTTGAAAATACCGGAGCGGCAAAATTAATTGCGGTTACTCTGATGAACGTGCTCGGTGTGCCTTCTCCTACTTTACTTTTGTTTGGTATTGCTATTCTGACTTCTTTTTTTACCCTCTTTACGTCAAATGTTGGAGCAACTGTACTGCTGGTACCGTTAGGGATAAATCTGGCTTTGTCCTGCGGATGTGATCCCAGAGCTGCGGCTTTGACTGTCGCTTTGGCAGCTTCAAATACTTTCATTCTGCCTACCCATCAGGTTAATGCATTGATAATGCGTCCTGCCGGGCTTAAATCTGTTGATTATCTCAGAGCAGGTATAGGAATGACTGTGCTTTTTTTATTGGTTTTAGTAGGGGGAATGCGGCTTCTGTTCTTGTGA
- a CDS encoding type 1 glutamine amidotransferase domain-containing protein, translating to MKMKGMRVLMFVDHVFEDMELLYPYYRLIEEGAGVVVAGPESGTVYTGKNGYPFISTAAIKDQQSSDFDLLVVAGGFAPDKLRRDPKVLQLTREIHDAGKVVAHICHGGWIPISAGIMQGFTCTSTPGIKDDLVNAGAKWVDDEVVVDRNQVSSRKPDDLPAFCRAIINLATK from the coding sequence ATGAAAATGAAAGGTATGCGTGTTTTAATGTTCGTGGATCATGTATTCGAGGATATGGAACTTCTTTATCCATACTATCGCTTAATTGAGGAAGGCGCAGGAGTCGTTGTTGCCGGACCAGAATCAGGAACTGTTTACACAGGAAAAAACGGTTATCCTTTCATATCTACAGCGGCCATTAAGGATCAGCAGTCCTCAGATTTCGATCTTCTTGTAGTTGCTGGAGGTTTTGCTCCAGATAAACTAAGGCGCGATCCCAAAGTGCTGCAGCTTACCCGTGAGATACATGATGCAGGAAAAGTAGTAGCACATATTTGCCACGGTGGATGGATTCCAATTTCTGCTGGAATTATGCAAGGCTTCACCTGCACTTCAACGCCCGGAATTAAAGATGATCTTGTAAACGCAGGGGCTAAATGGGTTGATGACGAAGTGGTTGTGGACAGAAATCAGGTTTCTTCCCGTAAACCGGATGATCTGCCTGCTTTTTGTCGCGCTATAATTAATCTGGCAACAAAATAA
- a CDS encoding DUF554 domain-containing protein, which translates to MIGPYINGAALFVGSIAGALVGPKLNSNLRLRMPMVFGCASMGLGVAMIVKVKFLAAVVLALVVGSFLGEIIELENLIQKAASSARKWIEVITRPSGDLSQEEFLDKFVVLLVLFCVSGTGVYGAMNEGMTGDPTLLIVKSILDIFTAAIFASTLGYSVALLVIPQFTVQALLYLGSAQIMPLTTPDMLGDFSACGGLIMLATGFRICGIKQFAVANMIPALLIVMPLSHLWCLYVG; encoded by the coding sequence ATGATCGGTCCTTATATTAATGGGGCGGCGTTATTCGTAGGTAGTATTGCGGGTGCCCTCGTTGGTCCCAAGCTCAATTCAAATTTACGGCTAAGGATGCCCATGGTATTCGGTTGTGCTTCGATGGGGCTTGGCGTAGCCATGATCGTTAAGGTTAAATTTCTTGCAGCTGTAGTTCTGGCTCTTGTTGTAGGATCTTTTCTTGGCGAAATTATTGAATTGGAAAATTTGATTCAAAAGGCAGCTTCAAGCGCAAGAAAATGGATAGAAGTAATAACACGACCTTCCGGGGATTTGAGTCAGGAGGAGTTTTTAGATAAATTTGTTGTTCTTCTGGTTCTTTTTTGTGTGAGCGGTACAGGTGTATATGGTGCAATGAATGAAGGTATGACCGGTGACCCCACCCTGCTGATAGTAAAATCAATTTTAGATATATTTACAGCTGCAATTTTTGCGTCAACTCTGGGGTATTCTGTTGCTCTTCTGGTTATTCCTCAATTTACAGTTCAAGCTTTACTTTATTTAGGATCTGCCCAGATAATGCCTTTAACAACCCCTGACATGCTGGGTGATTTTTCAGCATGCGGTGGTTTGATCATGCTGGCAACTGGTTTTCGCATCTGCGGAATAAAGCAGTTTGCCGTAGCTAACATGATTCCGGCTCTGCTTATAGTCATGCCTTTGTCACATCTTTGGTGTCTATACGTAGGTTAA
- a CDS encoding DUF190 domain-containing protein produces MEGYLVTFFTQQNREHEGVSVANWLIDKAQKLGVSGATLFSGKEGFGHDGRFHSDGYFDLQDPPLQVAMALSVEECDRLMSCLEKKKLRVFYTKSKVEFGFTSES; encoded by the coding sequence ATGGAAGGATATTTAGTTACTTTTTTTACACAGCAGAATCGAGAGCATGAAGGCGTTTCCGTTGCCAACTGGCTCATTGATAAAGCACAAAAACTAGGGGTCAGCGGGGCTACTCTTTTTTCTGGCAAAGAAGGATTCGGGCATGATGGGCGTTTTCATTCTGATGGATATTTTGATCTGCAAGATCCACCGCTTCAGGTAGCAATGGCTCTTTCAGTTGAAGAATGTGACAGACTTATGTCCTGCCTTGAAAAAAAGAAACTGCGCGTATTCTACACAAAGTCAAAAGTTGAGTTCGGTTTTACATCTGAAAGCTAA
- a CDS encoding Crp/Fnr family transcriptional regulator, whose amino-acid sequence MQEENIQQIIETLQADINLNLATPAALEELARKTQRIHFDKGEYIFRTGDELNSFFLVENGLVILSKEAPSGKSFTYLVAVRGVPLNAIACFGSQLRFFSARVVKPADIITMPSSEFKKWVLKNPNVAAGILNSMSDLIEGAYTRILDLIDESAEKRILNALSMLSSRIGLDLPLTNGDVAEMVGTSRETAARIVSRLQDSGLISKSRGIVRILDKSQLDQFSSSPFFIL is encoded by the coding sequence ATGCAAGAAGAGAATATCCAACAAATAATAGAAACTTTGCAAGCAGATATAAATTTGAATCTTGCCACTCCTGCAGCTCTTGAGGAGCTTGCACGCAAAACTCAGCGAATCCATTTTGATAAAGGTGAATATATATTTCGAACAGGTGATGAATTAAACAGTTTCTTTCTCGTTGAAAACGGCCTTGTGATTTTATCAAAAGAAGCTCCTTCTGGAAAATCTTTTACATATTTAGTTGCAGTGAGGGGAGTGCCTCTGAATGCAATTGCCTGTTTTGGGTCACAACTGCGTTTTTTCTCGGCCCGTGTAGTTAAACCGGCTGATATAATAACAATGCCTAGCTCAGAATTTAAAAAATGGGTGCTTAAGAACCCGAACGTTGCCGCCGGTATTTTAAATTCCATGAGTGATCTTATTGAAGGTGCGTATACCCGTATACTCGATTTAATTGATGAGAGTGCTGAAAAACGGATTTTAAATGCGTTAAGTATGCTTTCATCGCGAATAGGTCTTGATCTCCCTCTTACAAATGGTGATGTCGCGGAAATGGTAGGAACCTCAAGGGAAACTGCGGCGCGTATTGTTTCCCGGTTACAGGATTCAGGGTTAATTTCCAAGTCACGGGGTATCGTAAGAATTTTAGATAAATCACAACTTGATCAATTCTCTTCGAGTCCTTTTTTCATTCTTTAA
- a CDS encoding sensor histidine kinase, which translates to MPKLNIRQKIILGIFIFSICFGCIGMLSYMNTLQLERQVLLVERVDDLSNIILEIRRTEKNYLLYHDPDLLEQGFKYLNQADNLLRTLMQEFINKEVKQTGSNLKNNINNYRQLLKNLEINDKESKLSTVNHNSNIREAGQALVEYSKAISSFERKNILNINEKLRSNLAFSMVGIAAVVFILVVFVSSSILKPLSQVQEATKQISLGTFQELPIKNSHDEVQQVFAALNSMVEQLKKRRRQLVQAQKLSSIGTLASGIAHQLNNPLNNISTSCQILMERESNVDELSGKMMKNIMQETLRSRDIVKGLLEFSREREYSPGPIELDNIMQSAMSLVSSQVPSNISLTMEIPEHIIVRVDRRKMQEAFINLLINAIQAIGSAQGSISIAAFQKDENATISVKDTGEGIPPKTLERIFDPFFSTKEVGQGTGLGLYIVYGIIEKHHGHIRVESIQGKGTTFFITIPLEKENNI; encoded by the coding sequence ATGCCCAAATTAAATATTCGCCAAAAAATTATTCTAGGAATTTTTATTTTTTCTATCTGCTTCGGATGCATTGGAATGCTATCATACATGAACACGCTGCAACTAGAGAGACAAGTCCTTCTTGTTGAAAGAGTTGACGATTTAAGCAATATTATTCTTGAAATCAGACGCACTGAAAAAAATTATCTTCTCTATCATGATCCAGATTTACTGGAACAAGGATTTAAATACTTAAATCAGGCCGACAATCTGCTGCGCACACTGATGCAGGAATTTATCAATAAAGAAGTGAAGCAAACAGGAAGCAATCTTAAAAATAACATTAATAATTACCGACAATTACTCAAAAATCTTGAAATTAACGACAAGGAATCCAAGCTATCAACTGTAAATCACAATAGTAATATTCGAGAAGCCGGCCAGGCTTTGGTTGAATACTCTAAGGCAATCTCTAGTTTCGAACGAAAAAACATTCTCAATATTAATGAAAAACTGCGCTCTAACCTGGCTTTCTCCATGGTCGGAATTGCAGCAGTTGTATTTATTCTCGTTGTTTTTGTTTCATCAAGCATTTTAAAGCCCCTCAGTCAGGTTCAGGAGGCTACAAAACAAATTTCACTTGGAACTTTTCAGGAATTGCCTATCAAAAACTCACACGACGAAGTCCAACAGGTTTTTGCTGCACTCAACTCAATGGTTGAACAATTAAAGAAAAGAAGACGACAATTAGTGCAAGCCCAAAAACTATCATCAATAGGGACACTTGCCTCAGGTATCGCTCATCAGTTAAATAATCCGTTGAACAACATTTCAACGTCCTGCCAAATTCTGATGGAACGCGAAAGCAATGTAGATGAACTTTCAGGCAAAATGATGAAAAATATTATGCAGGAGACTCTACGATCAAGGGATATAGTCAAAGGACTGCTTGAATTTTCCAGAGAACGTGAGTATTCCCCAGGTCCGATTGAGCTGGACAACATTATGCAATCAGCAATGAGCCTTGTCTCAAGTCAGGTACCGTCTAATATTTCGCTCACTATGGAAATTCCTGAACATATCATAGTCAGGGTTGATCGACGTAAAATGCAGGAAGCTTTTATTAATCTTCTTATAAATGCAATTCAGGCAATTGGTTCTGCACAAGGATCTATAAGTATTGCCGCATTTCAGAAAGACGAGAATGCAACGATAAGTGTAAAAGATACAGGTGAAGGAATCCCTCCGAAAACTCTTGAACGAATTTTTGATCCGTTCTTTTCCACAAAAGAAGTAGGACAAGGGACTGGTCTGGGACTGTATATAGTATATGGAATTATAGAAAAACATCATGGCCATATCAGGGTCGAAAGCATTCAGGGAAAAGGAACAACCTTTTTTATTACCATTCCTCTGGAAAAAGAGAATAATATATGA
- a CDS encoding sigma-54-dependent transcriptional regulator, translating into MISHANILIVDDETIARENLTHVLTQEGYTTTAVGSGSEALQQIEKAEFELVLTDLMLPGMNGIELLEHIKERQPSTQVIVITGHATVSTAVLAMQSGAHSYIAKPFNLDELRAQVLKALECRALSVEVLRLRQVLAQGKQDFPLVGQSDEILKLKKTIKQLAHMNCNVLIQGETGTGKELIARGIHMLSSRSEERFMAINCGTFTAELMDKELFGHEREAFTGAQRGQKGILEVANGGTVFFDEMSELPLNMQVKLLRVLQERTFLRVGGTQEIPVDIRVIAATNCDLKQNVENGSFRQDLFYRLNVVTLSAPPLREHREDIPVLIGHFLEKHRTPELGIDTISQDTLDILMNYSFPGNVRELENIAQRALALTKGTAFTPDLLPREIRTISRENPLQTLEEIERHHIEKVLLATDGNKTQASKILGIDRVSLWRKMKRLGLAKDKAK; encoded by the coding sequence ATGATCAGTCATGCCAATATCCTTATAGTTGATGATGAAACCATCGCAAGAGAAAATCTGACCCATGTGCTTACTCAGGAAGGATATACAACCACGGCAGTCGGCTCTGGATCGGAAGCCCTGCAACAGATAGAAAAAGCTGAGTTTGAACTTGTACTCACTGACCTTATGCTCCCGGGCATGAATGGCATTGAATTGCTTGAACATATCAAAGAAAGACAACCTTCCACACAAGTAATTGTAATAACAGGACACGCAACAGTATCTACGGCTGTGTTGGCAATGCAGAGTGGAGCTCATTCCTATATTGCAAAACCATTCAATCTTGATGAATTGCGTGCACAGGTTCTTAAGGCTCTTGAATGCAGAGCATTGTCAGTGGAAGTTTTGCGTCTTAGACAAGTCCTTGCACAGGGTAAACAGGACTTCCCACTTGTGGGGCAAAGTGACGAAATCCTTAAGCTGAAAAAAACAATAAAACAGCTTGCCCATATGAACTGTAATGTTCTTATTCAGGGGGAAACGGGTACAGGTAAAGAGCTAATTGCCCGCGGAATACATATGCTAAGTTCGCGCTCTGAAGAAAGATTTATGGCTATAAACTGCGGTACATTCACTGCTGAACTGATGGACAAAGAACTGTTTGGGCACGAAAGAGAAGCATTTACCGGAGCACAGAGAGGTCAGAAAGGCATACTTGAAGTCGCAAATGGAGGGACAGTTTTCTTCGATGAAATGAGTGAACTACCACTGAATATGCAGGTAAAACTCTTAAGAGTTCTTCAGGAGCGCACTTTTTTGCGAGTAGGTGGAACCCAAGAAATACCTGTCGATATCAGAGTAATAGCAGCAACAAACTGTGACCTGAAACAGAATGTAGAAAACGGATCATTTCGTCAGGACCTTTTCTACCGGCTCAACGTTGTTACTCTTTCAGCCCCTCCACTACGTGAACACAGAGAAGATATACCTGTTCTCATCGGCCACTTCCTTGAAAAACACAGAACGCCAGAACTTGGAATCGATACGATATCTCAAGATACTCTCGATATTCTAATGAATTATTCATTTCCGGGAAATGTAAGAGAACTGGAAAATATAGCTCAACGAGCTCTAGCACTGACAAAAGGCACTGCTTTTACACCAGACCTTCTGCCTAGGGAAATTCGCACTATATCCCGTGAAAATCCTTTGCAGACACTTGAAGAAATTGAGCGTCATCACATTGAAAAAGTTCTGCTGGCTACTGATGGTAACAAAACACAAGCCTCTAAAATACTGGGCATAGACAGAGTTTCGTTGTGGAGAAAGATGAAACGCTTAGGATTAGCCAAAGACAAAGCTAAATAA